A single region of the Longimicrobiaceae bacterium genome encodes:
- a CDS encoding phosphoribosylanthranilate isomerase, protein LKVCGITRRADAEAAAAEGAAYLGVVLAPGGKRTVGAEAAGELLAGLGVLRVGVFVDAGAEELRRAGEAAGLDVLQLHGDEPPELLRELRAEGRWRVWKALRPRAGDEFRSGVERYAADADALLLDGFSPGAHGGTGVRFPWEEVAALRGLLPDGVPLVAAGGMRAENVARAVALLRPDVVDVSSGVESAPGIKDPRALREFAAALRRPPHEPRR, encoded by the coding sequence GCCTCAAGGTGTGCGGCATCACCCGCCGCGCCGACGCTGAAGCGGCGGCGGCGGAGGGCGCGGCCTACCTGGGGGTGGTGCTCGCGCCTGGCGGGAAGCGCACCGTCGGCGCGGAGGCGGCAGGGGAACTCCTCGCCGGGCTAGGTGTCCTCCGGGTGGGCGTCTTCGTGGACGCCGGCGCGGAGGAGCTGCGGCGGGCGGGCGAGGCGGCCGGTCTCGACGTCCTGCAGCTTCACGGCGACGAGCCACCGGAGCTGCTCCGGGAGCTGCGCGCCGAGGGGCGCTGGAGGGTGTGGAAGGCGCTCCGTCCACGCGCCGGCGACGAGTTCCGCTCCGGCGTGGAGCGCTACGCCGCCGACGCGGACGCCCTGCTCCTGGACGGCTTCTCCCCGGGGGCGCACGGCGGCACCGGCGTCCGCTTCCCGTGGGAAGAGGTGGCCGCGCTCCGCGGCCTCCTCCCCGACGGGGTGCCGCTGGTGGCGGCGGGAGGGATGCGGGCGGAGAACGTCGCCCGCGCCGTCGCCCTCCTCCGGCCCGACGTCGTGGACGTCAGCTCCGGGGTGGAGTCCGCCCCCGGGATCAAGGACCCCCGGGCGCTCCGGGAATTCGCGGCC